A genomic window from Lutra lutra chromosome 17, mLutLut1.2, whole genome shotgun sequence includes:
- the LOC125089693 gene encoding LOW QUALITY PROTEIN: cytochrome P450 2S1 (The sequence of the model RefSeq protein was modified relative to this genomic sequence to represent the inferred CDS: inserted 2 bases in 2 codons), producing the protein METPSTWALLLVLXVLTLALPGTRGHLPPGPTLLPLLGNLLQLRPGALYPGLLRLSKKYGPVFTVYLGPWRRVVVLVGHEAVQEALEGQTEEFGGRGMLATLDGTFDGHGVFFSNGEQWRQLRRCTMLALRDLGMGNREGEELIQAEAQCLVEAFHGTAGRPFDPSLLLAQATSNIICSLTFGLRFPYEDEDFQALVRAAGGTLLGVSSRWGQTYEMFSWLLKCLPGPHTQLLGHLSMLATFAVQQVQRHKESLDSSAPPCDVVDAFLLKMAKEEHDPSTELTDKNLLMTVIYLLFARTVTVSTTVRYTLLLLLKYPRVQERVREELIRELGXLGDQARLPYTNAVLHEAQWLLALVPMGVPRALTRTTCFRGYTLPQGTEVFPLLGSVLRDPEVFEQPEEFNPDRFLDADGRFQKQEAFLPFFLGKCVCLGEGLARAELFLLFTTLLQAFSLDSPCLPGTLSLQPAVSGLFNIPPAFQLQVRPH; encoded by the exons ATGGAGACGCCCAGCACCTGGGCGCTGCTGCTGGTGC GTGTGCTGACGCTGGCGCTGCCCGGAACCCGAGGCCACCTGCCCCCCGGGCCCacgctgctgccgctgctgggGAACCTCCTGCAGCTCCGGCCCGGGGCGCTGTACCCGGGGCTCTTGCGG ctgagTAAGAAGTATGGACCCGTGTTCACCGTGTACCTGGGACCCTGGCGGCGTGTGGTGGTCCTGGTGGGGCACGAGGCCGTGCAGGAGGCCCTGGAAGGTCAGACTGAGGAGTTCGGTGGGCGAGGCATGTTGGCGACACTGGACGGGACCTTTGACGGACACG gggttttcttttccaatggGGAGCAGTGGCGACAGCTGCGGAGATGTACCATGCTGGCCCTGCGGGACCTGGGCATGGGGAATCGAGAAGGTGAGGAGCTGATCCAGGCGGAGGCCCAGTGTCTGGTGGAGGCATTCCATGGAA CCGCAGGACGGCCATTTgacccctccctactgctggctCAGGCCACTTCCAACATCATCTGCTCCCTCACCTTCGGCCTCCGCTTCCCCTACGAGGACGAGGATTTCCAGGCCCTGGTCCGGGCAGCTGGTGGCACCTTGCTGGGGGTCAGCTCCCGGTGGGGCCAG ACCTATGAGATGTTCTCCTGGCTCCTGAAGTGCCTACCGGGCCCCCACACACAGCTCCTGGGCCACCTGAGCATGCTGGCCACCTTCGCCGTCCAGCAGGTGCAGCGACACAAGGAGAGCCTGGACAGCTCAGCCCCACCGTGCGATGTGGTAGATGCATTCCTGCTAAAGATGGCAAAG GAGGAGCATGACCCAAGCACAGAACTGACTGACAAGAACTTGCTGATGACAGTCATTTATCTGCTGTTCGCCAGGACGGTCACGGTCAGCACCACGGTCCGCTATACCCTCTTGCTTCTGCTGAAGTACCCTCGGGTCCAAG AGCGTGTGAGGGAGGAGCTGATCCGGGAGCTGG GCCTCGGGGACCAAGCCCGCCTCCCCTATACCAATGCCGTTTTGCATGAGGCGCAGTGGCTGCTGGCTCTGGTGCCCATGGGAGTGCCCCGTGCCCTCACAAGGACCACCTGCTTCCGAGGGTACACCCTGCCCCAG GGCACTGAGGTCTTCCCCCTCCTCGGCTCTGTCCTGCGTGATCCTGAGGTCTTTGAACAGCCAGAGGAATTCAACCCAGACCGATTCCTAGATGCGGATGGACGGTTCCAGAAGCAGGAGGCATTCTTGCCCTTCTTCTTAG GTAAGTGTGTCTGCCTCGGGGAGGGCCTGGCGCGAGCGgagctcttcctcctcttcaccACCCTCCTGCAGGCCTTCTCCCTGGACAGCCCGTGCCTGCCGGGGACCCTGAGCCTCCAGCCAGCTGTCAGTGGCCTTTTCAACATCCCCCCAGCCTTCCAGCTGCAAGTCCGGCCCCACTAA